The sequence CGCTGACTCAAGCGCATGGGCAATCGATCAGCAAATCGAATGTAGTCCAGCTGTACCTCGGAGAAGCCCAATCGAGCGGCGCTCTCCGCCGACTGCAATACGCGCTGCAGATGACTCTGCGGCGGCGGATACTCGCGCAGTCCGCCATCAAAGACCACCACGCGCGCCACCAGATAGAGGCCATGGGAACGTGCAAGTTGCAGGAAGTCCGGCGACGGCGGTCGCGGCTGCACATCTACCACCAGTGTGTTGATGCCGGCATGCGCCGCTTTTTCCAGCAAGACTGTGTAGCGTCGCCGCAAGCCGGCCGTTCCAGCAGTCAGATAGATGCCGCGATAGTAGCGCGGGGCCGCAGTGTGAAAATCAACGCGCTCGGTGGGCGCCAGACTCGAGGGCAGTCCAGGAATGGATATAGCGGCGCTCACGGCGGGCGCCTCCTCGACTGCGGTGCGCGTCGGGGCGCCGGCGGCGGGCCGCGGCAGCGGCGCGGTCGATCGCGCCGCGGCTGGTCTACTGCGCGCCCGCGGCACAGGCGTCTGCTCCGGTCGCTCTACGCCCTGTCGCGGACGCGAGACCTGCGGTTCCGGCGCTGGCGTGGCAATTCGCCGGGGCGGAGGCGCGGTTTGACCGGCGTTCTCTGACCCTGGCTGGCGGGGCGCCGGCAACACAGGGTCCTCATCCAGCAGTCGCGAACGACGAAGCTCGCTCTGTGGCGTCGGCGCTTCAAGACTTGCGGCGCGCGGCGATGGAATCTCAGGCTGCGGCGTTCCAGAATCTACAGGACGGGGCATTTCGCGCGCCGGCGGCCGCTGCGACGGGGCTTCGCCTGAACTTGATTCTCTGGAGAGTACAGGCAGCGGCCCCTGTACGCTGCGTTGCAGATCGGATTCAGAATCGGATTGTGGCAAATTGCGGATGTAGCGATCAGGACTGACGCCGCCGGCGGGGCGCACAATCGACTGGTACAATCGATCGAGGTCGGAGGGCGACTGGGCCGGGGCGCCCGGCAGGGCTGGCCGCCGCTGAGGCTCATTGGCGCGCAGCTCGACTGCCGGCGCAAGCGCCAGGCAAAGCAGCAGGCCCAGGCATTTCCCGCCGGCTTGCCGCCTTGCAGCAAGAGGACGCAGGGCCCATGCCGGAAGGATCGGGCGAAAATACCTGGATCTGGTCACCCCCTGATTGTCGGCGCCGGGCGCATTGACATTGGACATTCTACTTGCCCGGCCAGACCCTTCTCTGCAGTTGCTGGGTCAGCGTGAAGCGAAGTCGTTGTTTGAAACCAAGAGTGCATCCCATTCGCTTTGCGAGTGGCGCGAGCTCCTGTCGCGCAGAGCCGGTTCTGGGACCGGCGCCAAATGACAGGTCGTGGCCGGAATGCAGGACCGGGCTGCGACGAATGCTTGCTCTGTGGGCCCTGGCCCTGCTGGGGCTGCTGCACCACGCCGCCGGACAGGCCCAAAGCGACAATCGGGTCTTTCGCCTGCGAGTCGATCCGCCTGCAATTTCGCCTGACTCTGATGGCATCCAGGACATCGCCTTGATCCGCCTGGAGAACGTTCCGGAAGACTTGCGCGAACCCGCCGACTGGTACTGTCGCATCGTTGATAGCAACGGTCGTATTGTACGTAGCTTTGTCGCCGACCGCCGCTTGCGCAGACCGGAACGCGGACCAACCAACCTCTGGCTGCCCGGACGCGATACCATCGAAGCGGTGCGGCTCTTCGAGCAAATTCTGTGGGATGGTCGCAATACAGAGGGCGCCATTGTCGCCGATGGCGTCTACCGCGTGGAAACCGGCGTGCAGCCTGGTCCTGGCGACATCCATGTGAATGCGACGGCCGCCGAATTGCTGGTCAGTCGCTCGCGTCCGACCATCGAAGTACGCCCTGTCGCCAGCTGGTTTGTTCATTCGCCTGGCGCTCCGCCGCCCGGCCGCTCCGACACTGAACGCCTCGAACTACGACAGACAATTCGTTCGCCGCGCGAAAGCCTGGCCTTTGGAAGATTGCTCAGCCTGACGCGCGGCGCACTGCAGGAGCGTCGCTGGGATAGTTCGGCGCCCGCCGCCATCTACGTTTACTGGGATGAAGTCAACATTCCCGAGACGCAGCGTTACGGCGACTACAGCTATGAATTGATTGTACGCGATCGTGCCGGCAATCAGGCGCGCGCTCTGACCCAGAATTTTGGCTACCGCGATCAACGTTATGCGCTGGATTTGCGCGCCGATCGTTATTTGTTTTCGCCCAATGGCGATGGCGTGCGCGATTCCTTCCGCGCTGATCTGTGGCCCGTGGATGATCGCGGCCAGGAGCGAGCGCGCACGCTGCTGCGTCAGATGCACGGCTGGCGCGTTGAGGTTCGTTCCTTTCCTGCAAACGATGTAGTCTTCAGCGAAGAAGGCGCTGGAACGCCGCCGGAAACCGTACACTGGGATGGCCGCAACAAGGGCGGACAGATTGTAAGCGAAGGGCTGTATCAGATTCAACTGCGCGGCCCCGTAGCCGGTCAACAGTGGAGCACTCCCGCTCGTATGCTGGCCGTGGATCTGAGTCCGCCGCGCGCCAGCTTCAGTCTTTCCCCTTCCGTCCTGAGACCGGAGCGGCCCGATCAGCCCGGTTGGGTTGAATTGAGTATGTCGCCAACGGACAATATTGCCCTTGATTCCTGGCAGATTCAAATTCGACTGAAACCGGTGGGAGCGGAGCGAGACCCGCTGCAGCAACCCTTTCGCAGCTACCAGGGCTGGGCCGCGCCGGAGCCAATCGTCTGGAATGGCGCGTCGGACAGCGGCATTCCTTCGGAGAGCCTTGAGCGCTTCGTTGTCGAGGCGACGCTCTCCGACTCAGCGGGAAATACCGCAACGGTGCGCGGACCGGAAATTGAAAGCGATATAATCTTTCGTCCCCTGAAGGAGGGTGCGCCGGAACTTGCCGCGAGAATTCCGGCATTTGGACTCTTTGATCAGGATAACGAGCTCACCGCTCGCGGTCGCAGCGCGCTGGATCGACTGATTGCACGCATCGATCGCTACCCGCGTTACCGGCTCTCTCTGGAGAGTCATACCGCCCTGCCCGGCCGCGAGGAGTCCAATCTGCGACTCAGCGAAACGCGGTCGCGGGCGATGTTCGAGTATTTGCGCAGACATGGCGTCGAGCGCGAGCAGATCGAATTTCGCGGATTTGGAGAAAGCGAGGCGATGATGCCGGGGCGCGATCCGTTTTCAAACTACCAGAACGATCGCATCGAAGCGCGTCTGTTGCTGAGGCCGCAGCTCAATCCGTCTTTCGAATGATTATGCGTCGTTACTCCTGGCTTCTTGCGCTGTTTTTCGCGCTGCTTTTCGCCTTGCCGTCCGTTGAAGCGCAAGACAGCTCGCTGAATTTTCAGCGCCTGATTGCTCTGGGCGGCGCCCGACGCTTTTCCATTCATTCCATTCAGGCCGCCAGTTCAGGCGCAACGGGCCTACAAATCGGATCTGGCGAGCTGCAATCGATCAGTGCGCAACGTCTGGCGCTCTCCTTTGCCATCGTACCGGCCGCAGTGGAAGGTCGACTGAGCCTGCGACTGTTGCGCCAGGACCAATACAGTCTCTACCTGGCGCTGCATTTTCAAGGAAGCGTTGGCGGTCATTCCGAACGCATTGCCGAAACCGTGCGCGCCGATCGTTATCTGGCCGAGAACGGACACCTCGCCTTTCGTTACAATAGCAATCGCTATTTCTTCCAGCTTTCGCGCAATTCGCGCGGCGAAAATCGCATGATCACAAACTGGGGCGCCGGGCGGCTGCAGCCGCAGCCCTAGCGACAGTCTGGATTGATAGTGTTTACATAAGTATCGGCCAGTCCGGCCGCCCGATCGGCGCCGGAAAAGCGGCCGCCGGCGGGGAACTCCGCTTTGATCAGTCGATTCCATTCTGCCAGGAAGCGCCGCGACAGCGGCAAAAAGGACCAGTGCCAGCGCTCCTCGTTATAGCCGGCGTTGCGCCCGGCGGTATAGGGCTGGCAGAAGCCATAGTCCGCAGCATGCTGATCCAGCCAGGCAAAGAGTTCGCGTCCCGCGCCGGATCGATAGTAGTCGTTCTGCAGTACGTTGATATCGAGGTCCGATCCCCAGTGATGGCGGGAGGTGCCCGGCATACTGGAGTAAGTCAGAATGCCCCGCGCCCGCGCCTGCGGATCGGCAATGCGCGAGTAGCCTCCCACGCGACCGCTCCACTTGTTTTCCCAGATTGTACGCTGGTTGTCAAAGCTGCGCACGCCGCTGACCACCCAGAATTCGGCGCGCGGCAGCTGGCGATGCATGTCGGTATAGAGGCGCTTCAAGGCCTCGGCCGCCTCGCGACGCAGATAGATAGTGCGACCGCGTGTCGGCAGGCCAAAGGCGCCAAGTTCAACAAACAGTGGATGGCGCGCTGGTTCAAAGCGGCCCAGCAGATACTCGCGCGCGGCCGTGGGGCCGTAGAGTTCGCTGGCGGCTGCCGGCTCGGCGCAAAGCAACTGCGGAAAGTTGAGCAGCAGCAACAGAAAAGGCAACCATCGTCCTCGCAACATTGACGACCAGTCTGGCAGAGAGAATCCCCTCGAACAGCTAAAAGTAGAGCTGCAGCGAAAGACCGAGTTGTTCTTCCGGCGCCTGCTCGACCTGGCGCGCGGGCGAAAAAACGGTCAGGTCCGCTTCGTAGCGTGCAGCGGACAATGCAGCCGAGGAAGGCAGCGGCGGCGGATTGAATGCCTGCGCCGGTCCAGCAGCAGCCGGCATCGCTTGCAACTGAATGGCATAGCCCTTTTCCTGCGGAACAGAATCGTCAGCGGCCATCAGCAGATCCCACGGTCCGCCATTGAGAAAGAAGGCGTGACCCAGCTGGATCAAATAGATGCCGCCAAGCAATCCGATTGCCGTCTGCTGGCGATTGGCATTGCGCGAATAGTTCTCGCGATAGCGCGTAGTTTCAAAGGAAAAATAGGGAACGGAAGCCGGACCGTTGCCGGGGGCAAAGGCCAGCACGAAGGCCTGGTCGGAGAAGGTCTGGTAACGCTGGCGGGCATCATTGGCCAGATTGGTGTAGGCGTAGGCATTGTAGGCCGCCGCCGCAAAGGCTGCAGCATAGACGCTGCCGCTGACAGAATCATTTGCGTAGAAGTGTCCCCAGCCGGGCAGGACGGCGGCGCGCCAGAAGGCGCCCCAGGATCCCTGCGGTTCGCTGACCTCCGGCGCCGCTTGTTCGACGACCTGCTCTTGTTGCTCGGTCTGTTGCGTAGTTTCGGAGTTCGGCTGCTGCGCGGACGCCAGCGCACTCTGGTACTCCGCTTGCTGCGCCTCAAATGCGGCGCGCTCCGCCTGGGCGCGCGCCACCTCTTCAGCGCGGGCGCGCGCTGCTTGCTCCTCGGCCAGACGTCGCGCCTCGTCGGCACGACGACGTTCTTCTTCGGCCTGGCGGGCCAGTTCGGCGCGCTTCAGCTCTTCTTCCTTCTTGCGCTCCGCCTCTTCCTCGGCGTTAGATCGGCCATAAACGATGCGTGCAATTTCAGTCTTGCGGATTACGCGCGGACCCTGCGCCGTTTGAATCACGACCTGCTGACGGTCCTGGGATAGGATGCGACCCTCCAGGTTTTGTCCGTTGCGCAGGATAATGGTCTCTGCCGCCAGCAAGGCTGGAAAGATCAGCAGCAGGGCGCAAAGGCCGGCAACTCTCAGGCGCTTAAAGGTCATCCTCTATTGCTATCGCTGGCGCCGGCCGATTCCGCCAGCAAAAAAGAGTGCCCCAGGAGGGCCCTTTCTCCCCCCAATGACCCTGCAGCGTCCGCGTCGACGCTGAAAAACGTGAACATGGATTCGCCGGTCATCCGCCAGATTCTGGAAGCTGTAATGCCCGCCTGGACCGTGCGCATTGGCTTATCGCTCAGCGCGCCCTTTCGCGACTTTGAACCCTGGTCGCGCTATCAGGAAGCGACGCTGCTGAGCGGCGCGGCTACTGGCAGCATCGACGCCGCCTTTGTTGCCGCCGAAGACGCGCCACAGTCGGCGCGCGAACTGATCGAACTTCTCGAGCCCATTGCCAGCGGCGGCGTTGCAGTGATGGATTGGGCCGATCGTGCGGCGCCCTCCGATGAGCTGGATCGCGCCGCCGGATCGATGGGCATGCGACTGGAGAGCTGGACAACGCCAGGTCGACTGGGCGTGGCCGATGCCAGCGTGCGCAAACGCCGCCTGGCCATCTTACGCAAGGCCATGCGCAGCGGCGGGCGGGCGCTCTCCGGTCGCAAGATTCAGATTGCCCTGCTTCTACCGGCTGCGGAGCGAGCGCTGCGCATGCAACACTGGCGCAGTTTAATTTATTCCTACGCATTACAAGAAAGCGTGCAGCTGATACTGGTGGAAAATGGCGTCGATGATGCCGCGCCGGCGCACGAAGCAGCGCAGCTGGACGAAGCCAATCTCTTGATCGTGGTGCGTCACTGGCGCAGCGTCTCGCCGGCCGCGGCGCTGCACAGCGCGGCGGCTTTTTCTGATGCGGATGCCTTGATGCTCGATGGCGACGCCTGGCTATGCGTCGACGAAGTCTTTCCGCTGTATGCGAGCATGCTGGCGGAGCTGCGCAGCGAACGGCCGCAGGCGGCGCTGGCAATGGCGGCGCTGCACGATCCCTCCAGCGCTCGCTTTCTTGGCTATCGTCCGCCGGGCAGTTATCTGATCAATCGCGCCTGTCGCGAAGCGCTCTTGAGTAAGCCGGCAATGCAGGGACTGTTGCCAGAGAAATTGCCGGCGGCGCTGAAACGCGCCGGGGCCCGTTTGCACCGCATAGCGGCGCGCGCCGCAGAACCCGGCGCGGCGGCCCTGCTGGACGCGCCGCGCGGATTGTAGAGGCGCCTGTTACTGCTCCGGTTCGAAATCTTCCAGGTGATCGCGAACCCAATCGCGGACCGTGCGGCGCTGCTCGGCATTCAGAATACTGTAGAACTCCACAAAGTAATCCGGCGTCTGCAGAATAAAATTTTGCCGGCTTTGCAGCTGCTGGCGTACGAACTGAGCGAGGGCGCGGACGTCCGGCTCTTCTTTGTTGAACTCAGTCTTTGCCTGCATGAGCGCCGCTACCCGCGCCTGGTAGTTCTTGTGCAACTCGTCGCCAATTTTGGCGCGCAAGGTCTGATATTTCTGCTCCTGCTCGGGGCTCAGGTCCAGGGAATGAACCCTGTGATCGAGATGGTGCAGAATGCGGTCGCTGTGGTCGCGGCCCAGATTGGGACGGCAGGCGCCCAGCGCCATCAAACCGATGGCGGCAAAGGCCGCAGCGGCCAGCCTTGAGAATTTCCAGATACGTTGTTTCAACATACTACCCTCCAGGGTGATAGCAGCAAGCTAAGGGCATCGACCGACCGATTCTCGCCTGGCTGGAAAAAGAATGTGTGCGCGACCTTACGAAGCGGGCGCTGCCGGTAAAAAATTGTAAACTGGATGTCGACGGCGGCAGTCAGCACAATTCCGCGCTTGCCCGGCGAAGGCGCGGACCGCTGTCTGAAACAGGATGACGCAAGTTGCAACAGGGAAACAGAGCTCGCATCGCGTACTGATCATTGATGATGACCAACGCCTGCAGTCATTGCTGCGCGAGTATCTTGGCGGACGCGGATATGAAGTAGAAAGCCACCTGAGCGGCGATGGCGCAGCCGAGCGCGTGCTGGCCCTCGAACCGGATCTGGTGGTGCTGGACATCATGATGCCGGGGCGCGATGGATTGGAGGCGTTGCGCGATATTCGCGCGCGCTCGCGCACGCCGGTGGTGATGTTGACGGCGCGCGGCGACGAAGCGGATCGTATCGTCGGACTGGAACTGGGCGCGGACGACTATCTGCCCAAGCCCTTCAACCCGCGCGAACTGGATGCCCGGCTGCGCGCCATCCTGCGTCGCGAGGAATGGCAGAAAAGCCAGCAGCAAACGGAAAATCGCGCAACAGGCGTGGGCATCGAGGTCGGCGGTCTGCGCCTGCATCGCATCAAGCGAGTGCTGAGTTGCGGCGAAAGTCAGATTGAGCTTTCTACAGCGGAAGCGCGTCTGCTGGAAACGCTGATGGAACGGCCCGACAAGGCATTGAGCCGCGATGAAATCATGAACGCCACGCGCGGCCGCGATTTCATGGGTTTCGAGCGCAGCATTGATGTCCAGATTTCCAAATTGCGCCAGCGCCTGGAATCGATTGGCGCCGGACGCGATCGCATCCGTACCGTCTGGGGACAGGGCTACCTGTTTCAGTCGGAAGGTCCGTAGTGCGTCTCTACCTCAAACTGTACCTGGCCTTTGCCGCCAGCGTAGCCCTGGCGGCGCTGGTGATTGGCGGCATTGCTTTTCTGTTCAGCGAGTACCGCCTGGAGCGTCGCTTTCGCGGATTTCTGGAGGATCGCTCGCGCTCGGTGGCGGCGCTGGTAGAATACGTTCTGCAAAATGAAATGCGCAGCGGCGGCGACGAGCGTACTGCCGCACTGCGACTGGCTGGCTGGACCGGCGGTCAGGCCTGGATTTTTGACGGCCAGGGTCGTTTGCTGGGAGCATCCAGCGACGCGCCGCCGCCGCCTTTTGCCGAAGAAAATCGCGTCGCCGGCCCTTCGCGCTTTGGCCACGATCAAGAAACGTGGATGGTCGAAACGACCCTGCACGATGGTCGCCGAGCGCTGGTGCGCGCGCCGCTGGCGCATCCCTACACGGAAGGCGGCGGTCTGCTGTTTGTGGCAGCGATGCTGCTGGTCTTTCTGATCCTGCTTTTTCCGCTTTCCTGTTTGCTTGGTCGTCCGCTGGCGCGTTTGCGCGAAGCGGCCACGCGCCTTGCGGCCGGCGACCTGCAGCATCGCGTACAAATTCAGCGGCGCGACGGCCTGGGCGATCTGGCCCGTTCCTTCAATGACATGGCAGACCGTATCGAGCGACTGCTATCCTCGGCGCGAGAATTGAATGCCCACGTGTCCCATGAGTTGCGCTCGCCTCTGGCGCGGATGCGCGTGGCCATCGAACTCTTGCGCGACGACGCCGAGCGCAATCCGACCGCTCTGGCCCATGAAACGATCGAAGCGCGCGTGGCGCCGGTACTCTCTGAAATCGAACGACTGGACGATCTGGTCGGTCGCATTTTGATTCTCTCACAAAGCGGCGGAACAGCGCCGGCGGTGGAGTCGATCAATCTGGCGGCAGCGCTGCGCGACGCCCTGTCGCGCAGCAGCGAGTTCGAATCAGCCGAAAGATTGCAGCTGGAAATCCAGGCGCCACATTCGGCGGTGGTGCGCGGCGATCGTCGCTGGATTGAGGCTGCAATTCAGAATCTCTGTCAGAATGCGCTGCGCTATGCGCCGGACGGCGATCGACTGAACTTTTCACTGCGCGCTGTGGAGGATGGTTGGCTGCTGGAAACGGAGAACGCTGCAATCCTTGCGGAATCCGAACTTTCCGAACTGGCGCGACCCTTTCGGCGCGGAGAATCGGCGGCGCGACGCACCGAGGGCGCCGGTCTGGGTCTGGCCATCGTCGACAATGTGGCGCGCGTCCACCATGGCTGGTTGCGTCTGCAATGGGCCCAGGGACGTTTGCGCGTAGCGCTCTGGCTGCCACAAGAGCCCAATCTTCAGTCCGCTGCCCAGGCCGTTTAGATTGCGACTGCCAGATTTTAGCTACCGCCTTTGCGATGCGACGTCCACTTCAAGGGCGGTCGCGAGGTGCACCGTGTGATGGGCGCGCTGCCACGCGCCGCATTGCAGAGCGAATTCGAACGCTTTCTGTGAGCCCTCTTAGCTGAGCGAGAACAAGCCGAAAGACAGAAGAAAGGTCGCAAGGCCATGGCTGAGCGTCGAAGCCAACAGGCCAGAGCGCCAGCGAACCACGGCGCAAACCGCGCCTTCAAAAAGCCCAAAGAGGACGACCGGCCAGCCCACGTCGGTCACGGTGTAAGCGAGGAAGAGGTGGGCGATTGCAAAGGTGACGGTGGACACAGCGACGCCACGCAGCGGACTCAAGTCGACCTCGATCCAGCCCTGCAGGTAACCGCGAAAGAGGGTCTCTTCATAAAAAGCGCCGCACAATGCAAAGAAAAACAAATAGGGCAGTCGCTCCAGCGAAACAGCGCCGCCGCGCGCCTCCGGGGCGACTCCGGAATACAAGAACAGAAAGGGTGAAACTATGAGCGCAGCGCCGCCCAGACCAATCGCCAGGGCCAGGACGCGATTGCC is a genomic window of Leptospirales bacterium containing:
- a CDS encoding OmpA family protein; the encoded protein is MLALWALALLGLLHHAAGQAQSDNRVFRLRVDPPAISPDSDGIQDIALIRLENVPEDLREPADWYCRIVDSNGRIVRSFVADRRLRRPERGPTNLWLPGRDTIEAVRLFEQILWDGRNTEGAIVADGVYRVETGVQPGPGDIHVNATAAELLVSRSRPTIEVRPVASWFVHSPGAPPPGRSDTERLELRQTIRSPRESLAFGRLLSLTRGALQERRWDSSAPAAIYVYWDEVNIPETQRYGDYSYELIVRDRAGNQARALTQNFGYRDQRYALDLRADRYLFSPNGDGVRDSFRADLWPVDDRGQERARTLLRQMHGWRVEVRSFPANDVVFSEEGAGTPPETVHWDGRNKGGQIVSEGLYQIQLRGPVAGQQWSTPARMLAVDLSPPRASFSLSPSVLRPERPDQPGWVELSMSPTDNIALDSWQIQIRLKPVGAERDPLQQPFRSYQGWAAPEPIVWNGASDSGIPSESLERFVVEATLSDSAGNTATVRGPEIESDIIFRPLKEGAPELAARIPAFGLFDQDNELTARGRSALDRLIARIDRYPRYRLSLESHTALPGREESNLRLSETRSRAMFEYLRRHGVEREQIEFRGFGESEAMMPGRDPFSNYQNDRIEARLLLRPQLNPSFE
- a CDS encoding M15 family metallopeptidase, with protein sequence MLRGRWLPFLLLLLNFPQLLCAEPAAASELYGPTAAREYLLGRFEPARHPLFVELGAFGLPTRGRTIYLRREAAEALKRLYTDMHRQLPRAEFWVVSGVRSFDNQRTIWENKWSGRVGGYSRIADPQARARGILTYSSMPGTSRHHWGSDLDINVLQNDYYRSGAGRELFAWLDQHAADYGFCQPYTAGRNAGYNEERWHWSFLPLSRRFLAEWNRLIKAEFPAGGRFSGADRAAGLADTYVNTINPDCR
- a CDS encoding Spy/CpxP family protein refolding chaperone, which encodes MLKQRIWKFSRLAAAAFAAIGLMALGACRPNLGRDHSDRILHHLDHRVHSLDLSPEQEQKYQTLRAKIGDELHKNYQARVAALMQAKTEFNKEEPDVRALAQFVRQQLQSRQNFILQTPDYFVEFYSILNAEQRRTVRDWVRDHLEDFEPEQ
- a CDS encoding response regulator transcription factor, yielding MTQVATGKQSSHRVLIIDDDQRLQSLLREYLGGRGYEVESHLSGDGAAERVLALEPDLVVLDIMMPGRDGLEALRDIRARSRTPVVMLTARGDEADRIVGLELGADDYLPKPFNPRELDARLRAILRREEWQKSQQQTENRATGVGIEVGGLRLHRIKRVLSCGESQIELSTAEARLLETLMERPDKALSRDEIMNATRGRDFMGFERSIDVQISKLRQRLESIGAGRDRIRTVWGQGYLFQSEGP
- a CDS encoding HAMP domain-containing protein; the protein is MRLYLKLYLAFAASVALAALVIGGIAFLFSEYRLERRFRGFLEDRSRSVAALVEYVLQNEMRSGGDERTAALRLAGWTGGQAWIFDGQGRLLGASSDAPPPPFAEENRVAGPSRFGHDQETWMVETTLHDGRRALVRAPLAHPYTEGGGLLFVAAMLLVFLILLFPLSCLLGRPLARLREAATRLAAGDLQHRVQIQRRDGLGDLARSFNDMADRIERLLSSARELNAHVSHELRSPLARMRVAIELLRDDAERNPTALAHETIEARVAPVLSEIERLDDLVGRILILSQSGGTAPAVESINLAAALRDALSRSSEFESAERLQLEIQAPHSAVVRGDRRWIEAAIQNLCQNALRYAPDGDRLNFSLRAVEDGWLLETENAAILAESELSELARPFRRGESAARRTEGAGLGLAIVDNVARVHHGWLRLQWAQGRLRVALWLPQEPNLQSAAQAV
- a CDS encoding CPBP family intramembrane metalloprotease; amino-acid sequence: MDSLAYLLTDYLPRILPGLLLIGLTLSLVPLRYWRFHLALHIVLFILIRDSMTPAGFWSLGREGGFWLRLDAGPLALIALGLGAVGLTLASNRLEAPMRERLVYLRGNRVLALAIGLGGAALIVSPFLFLYSGVAPEARGGAVSLERLPYLFFFALCGAFYEETLFRGYLQGWIEVDLSPLRGVAVSTVTFAIAHLFLAYTVTDVGWPVVLFGLFEGAVCAVVRWRSGLLASTLSHGLATFLLSFGLFSLS